Proteins encoded within one genomic window of Bradyrhizobium sp. CB1717:
- a CDS encoding phasin family protein translates to MFKVEDFQNYGKEHFEQCVASATSVQHGLQAIASAYGDYTKKSFEDTKSFVEKLSGVKSLDKAMEAQTDFARSAYETFVAESQKIAGLYNDLAKQAFKPVETIVSKFTPAAN, encoded by the coding sequence ATGTTCAAGGTTGAAGACTTTCAGAACTACGGGAAAGAGCACTTCGAGCAGTGCGTTGCCTCCGCGACCTCGGTGCAGCACGGCCTCCAGGCGATCGCCAGCGCCTATGGCGACTACACCAAGAAGTCGTTTGAAGACACCAAGTCCTTCGTCGAGAAGCTTTCCGGCGTGAAGTCGCTGGACAAGGCCATGGAAGCCCAGACCGACTTCGCCCGTTCCGCCTACGAGACCTTCGTCGCGGAATCGCAGAAGATCGCCGGCCTTTACAACGACCTCGCCAAGCAGGCGTTCAAGCCGGTCGAGACCATCGTGTCGAAGTTCACCCCGGCCGCCAACTAA
- the clpS gene encoding ATP-dependent Clp protease adapter ClpS, translated as MSNDENRSGSPTGPNTSVITKVKPKTKRPNLYRVLILNDDYTPMEFVVHVLEKFFQKDIEAATKIMLHVHHHGIGECGVFTYEIAETKVTQVMDFARKHQHPLQCVMEKK; from the coding sequence ATGAGCAATGACGAGAACCGTTCCGGCAGTCCGACGGGTCCGAACACCTCTGTCATCACCAAGGTCAAGCCGAAGACCAAGCGACCGAACCTCTACCGCGTATTGATCCTGAACGACGACTACACGCCGATGGAATTCGTCGTCCATGTGCTGGAGAAGTTCTTCCAGAAGGACATCGAGGCGGCGACCAAGATCATGCTGCACGTTCACCATCACGGTATCGGGGAGTGCGGCGTGTTCACCTACGAGATCGCCGAGACCAAGGTGACGCAGGTGATGGACTTCGCCCGCAAGCACCAGCATCCGCTGCAATGCGTGATGGAAAAGAAGTAG